A single region of the Arthrobacter sp. V1I7 genome encodes:
- a CDS encoding RNA degradosome polyphosphate kinase, with protein MQRESARTATSETAKSEKSVRPVRARFGSSEVPASRATQDRIDIPEFAPNLEPEGDISPDRFLDRELSWLAFNARVLELAEDPNLYLLERVGFLSIFASNLDEFFMVRVAGLKRRIATGLAVPSPAGLSPMQVLEQIGEAAHRLQQRHAQVYAEQIRPALAYEHIHLMHWDELDSQAQDQLSAMFAEKVFPILTPLAVDPAHPFPYISGLSLNLAVVVRNPVSDKELFARVKVPDQLPRLISIDGPRAGSVPGRVARFIALEEVIAVHLDQLFAGMEVLEHHIFRVTRNEDVEVEEDDAENLLQALEKELLRRRFGPPVRLEVANDINPNIRALLIRELGVEESEVYSVPAPLDLRGLSVIAGIDRADLRYPKHVPHTSRYLNESETSKAANVFAAMRRRDILLHHPYDSFSTSVQAFLEQAASDPKVQAIKQTLYRTSGDSPIVDALIDAAEAGKQVLALVEIKARFDEQANISWARKLEQAGVHVVYGIVGLKTHCKLSLVVRQEVDGLRRYCHIGTGNYHPRTARYYEDLGLLTANEQVGEDLSKLFNQLSGYAPKSTFKRLLVAPRSVRSGLIDRIEAEIRNARAGLPARVQIKVNSMVDEAVIDSLYRASQAGVPVDVIVRGICSLRPGVPGLSENITVRSILGRFLEHSRVFAFANAGDPVVYIGSADMMHRNLDRRVEALVQLTSGDDTSYVLGMLRRYMDPETASWHLDSSGEWKRHHVTEDGHSLEDVQSWLLASRSRQRSAGLR; from the coding sequence ATGCAACGGGAATCTGCCCGGACCGCCACGTCTGAAACCGCTAAGTCGGAAAAAAGTGTGCGTCCCGTGCGTGCCCGCTTCGGTTCCTCCGAGGTGCCGGCCTCGCGCGCCACGCAGGACCGGATCGACATTCCCGAATTCGCTCCCAACCTGGAACCGGAAGGGGACATCAGCCCTGACCGCTTCCTGGACCGCGAACTGAGCTGGCTGGCCTTTAACGCCCGCGTCCTGGAACTGGCCGAAGACCCCAACCTGTACCTGCTGGAGCGGGTCGGCTTCCTGTCCATCTTTGCTTCGAACCTGGACGAGTTCTTCATGGTGCGCGTCGCCGGACTCAAACGCCGGATCGCCACCGGGCTCGCCGTACCCTCCCCCGCGGGACTGAGCCCCATGCAGGTGTTGGAGCAGATCGGTGAAGCCGCGCACCGGCTGCAGCAGCGCCACGCCCAGGTCTACGCGGAACAGATCCGCCCCGCCCTCGCTTACGAACACATCCACCTCATGCACTGGGACGAGCTGGACTCCCAGGCCCAGGACCAGCTGAGCGCCATGTTCGCCGAAAAGGTCTTCCCGATCCTGACGCCGCTGGCCGTGGACCCGGCCCACCCGTTCCCCTACATCTCCGGGCTTTCGCTCAACCTGGCCGTGGTGGTCCGCAACCCGGTCAGCGACAAGGAACTCTTCGCCCGCGTCAAGGTCCCGGACCAGCTGCCCCGGCTGATCTCGATCGATGGTCCCCGCGCCGGTTCCGTTCCCGGGCGGGTGGCGCGTTTCATTGCCCTCGAGGAAGTCATCGCCGTCCACCTGGACCAGCTCTTCGCCGGCATGGAGGTGCTGGAGCACCACATCTTCCGGGTCACCCGCAACGAGGACGTCGAAGTGGAGGAGGACGACGCCGAGAACCTCCTGCAGGCGCTGGAGAAGGAACTCCTGCGGCGCCGTTTCGGCCCGCCCGTCCGGCTCGAGGTCGCCAATGACATTAACCCGAACATCCGGGCCCTGCTGATCCGTGAACTCGGCGTAGAGGAATCCGAGGTCTATTCCGTTCCGGCCCCGCTGGATCTCCGCGGCCTCTCCGTCATCGCCGGAATCGACCGCGCGGACCTGCGCTACCCGAAGCACGTCCCGCACACCTCCCGGTACCTCAACGAATCGGAGACCTCCAAGGCCGCCAACGTCTTCGCGGCCATGCGCCGGCGGGACATCCTCCTGCACCACCCTTACGATTCCTTCTCGACGTCGGTCCAGGCGTTCCTGGAGCAGGCCGCCTCGGACCCGAAAGTCCAGGCAATCAAACAGACGCTCTACCGCACCTCCGGCGACTCCCCCATCGTCGATGCGCTGATCGACGCCGCCGAAGCCGGCAAGCAGGTCCTTGCCCTCGTGGAAATCAAGGCCCGGTTCGATGAACAGGCCAACATCTCCTGGGCCAGGAAACTGGAACAGGCCGGCGTCCACGTGGTCTACGGCATCGTGGGCCTCAAGACGCACTGCAAGCTGTCCCTGGTGGTGCGCCAGGAAGTGGACGGCCTCCGCCGCTACTGCCACATCGGCACCGGCAACTACCACCCGCGCACAGCCCGCTATTACGAGGACCTGGGCCTGCTGACGGCCAACGAGCAGGTCGGCGAAGACCTCTCCAAGCTCTTCAACCAGCTCTCCGGCTACGCGCCCAAGTCCACGTTCAAGCGGCTCCTGGTGGCACCGCGTTCGGTCCGGTCCGGGCTCATCGACCGGATCGAAGCCGAAATCCGCAACGCCAGGGCAGGCCTGCCGGCGCGTGTCCAGATCAAGGTCAACTCGATGGTGGATGAGGCCGTCATCGATTCCCTGTACCGGGCCTCCCAGGCCGGCGTCCCGGTGGACGTCATTGTCCGCGGCATCTGCTCGCTGCGACCGGGGGTCCCCGGCCTCAGCGAGAACATCACGGTCCGTTCCATCCTGGGCCGCTTCCTCGAGCACTCCCGCGTCTTCGCCTTCGCCAACGCCGGCGATCCCGTGGTCTACATCGGTTCGGCCGACATGATGCACCGCAACCTGGACCGCCGGGTGGAGGCCCTCGTCCAGCTCACCAGCGGAGACGACACTTCCTATGTCCTGGGCATGCTCCGCCGCTACATGGATCCGGAGACTGCCAGCTGGCACCTGGACAGTTCGGGCGAGTGGAAGCGCCACCATGTCACCGAGGACGGGCACAGCCTGGAGGACGTGCAGTCCTGGCTGCTTGCGTCCCGGTCGCGGCAGCGCTCGGCTGGCCTTCGGTAG